The Lonsdalea populi genome window below encodes:
- a CDS encoding DHA2 family efflux MFS transporter permease subunit codes for MSQDQRWQPVGNPWLVAVTVTLAVFMEILDTTIVNVALPHIAGSLSSSYDESTWVLTSYLVANGIVLPISAFLSRAFGRKLFFLLCIVMFTICSFLCGIATELWQIILFRILQGFFGGGLQPVQQSVLLDYFKPEDRGKAFGLSAIAVIVAPVIGPTLGGWITDNYSWRWVFFINIPIGILSVLAIYHLLEDPPWERKSPKGKLSIDYIGISLLTLGLGCLQVMLDRGEDDDWFHSNFIVTFAILTAIGLVGAVYWLLYAKKPVVDLHCLKDRNFAVSCLLMAGMALVMYASAVVIPQLAQQDLGYTATWSGMILSPGALLVVLTIPLALKLMPLVQTRWMIAFGFSSLAASFLYSSMLAPNVDFYTLILMRSAQTIGLGFLFVPLTTIAFVSIPQRLNADASALFTMCRNVAGSVGISLSTAMITERQQAHSASMVHNMTPLNEPYNLALERLTHAIKNFSTMAGDPMSIATGQLYKEMIAQARILAYIDVFTGLSVIALLLIPLCLLLSPIKSKGSAGAH; via the coding sequence ATGAGCCAGGACCAGCGTTGGCAGCCGGTCGGGAACCCCTGGCTGGTCGCCGTTACGGTCACGCTTGCGGTGTTCATGGAGATCCTTGACACCACCATCGTCAACGTCGCCCTGCCGCATATCGCGGGTTCGCTGTCTTCCAGCTATGACGAATCAACCTGGGTACTGACGTCTTATCTGGTAGCCAACGGGATTGTACTGCCCATCTCGGCCTTCCTGAGCCGAGCATTCGGCCGTAAGCTGTTCTTTCTGCTGTGTATTGTGATGTTTACCATCTGTTCGTTCCTGTGCGGTATCGCAACGGAGCTGTGGCAAATCATCCTGTTTCGAATCTTGCAGGGCTTCTTCGGCGGCGGCCTTCAGCCCGTACAGCAGTCGGTGCTGTTGGATTACTTCAAACCGGAAGATCGCGGTAAAGCCTTCGGCCTCTCGGCGATCGCGGTGATCGTCGCGCCCGTCATCGGCCCGACGCTCGGCGGGTGGATCACCGACAACTACAGCTGGCGCTGGGTGTTCTTCATCAACATCCCCATCGGCATTTTAAGCGTGCTGGCCATCTACCATCTGTTGGAAGATCCGCCGTGGGAGCGCAAATCGCCGAAAGGCAAACTCAGCATCGACTACATCGGCATCAGCCTGCTGACCCTGGGGCTGGGCTGTCTGCAGGTCATGCTCGACCGCGGCGAGGATGACGACTGGTTCCACTCCAATTTCATCGTTACCTTTGCCATATTGACGGCGATCGGTCTGGTGGGCGCGGTCTACTGGCTGCTGTATGCCAAAAAGCCGGTGGTCGATCTCCACTGCCTGAAAGATCGCAATTTCGCGGTGTCTTGCTTGCTCATGGCGGGCATGGCGCTGGTGATGTACGCCAGTGCGGTGGTGATCCCGCAGTTGGCGCAGCAGGATTTAGGCTACACCGCGACCTGGTCCGGCATGATCCTTTCGCCGGGAGCGCTTCTGGTGGTGCTGACGATCCCGCTAGCGCTGAAGCTGATGCCGCTGGTGCAGACGCGTTGGATGATTGCGTTCGGCTTCTCCTCGCTGGCCGCCTCTTTCCTGTATTCGTCGATGCTGGCGCCGAACGTGGATTTCTACACGCTGATACTGATGCGTAGTGCCCAGACTATCGGGCTTGGTTTCCTGTTTGTGCCGCTAACCACCATCGCCTTCGTGTCCATTCCGCAACGGCTGAATGCGGATGCGTCAGCCCTGTTCACCATGTGCCGCAACGTGGCTGGGTCGGTCGGCATTTCGCTGTCAACGGCGATGATCACCGAGCGTCAGCAAGCGCACAGCGCCAGCATGGTTCATAACATGACCCCGCTCAACGAGCCGTATAATCTGGCGCTGGAGCGGTTGACGCACGCGATCAAAAATTTTTCCACGATGGCGGGCGATCCGATGTCCATCGCCACCGGCCAACTTTATAAAGAGATGATTGCCCAAGCTCGTATCCTTGCCTACATAGACGTTTTTACGGGCCTCAGCGTCATCGCTCTGCTTCTCATTCCTCTTTGTTTGCTGCTTTCTCCCATCAAGAGCAAAGGCAGTGCTGGAGCGCACTAA
- a CDS encoding PTS mannitol transporter subunit IICBA → MLSPTVKVKIQNFGRFLSNMVMPNIGAFIAWGLITALFIPTGWLPNETLAKLVEPMITYLLPLLIGYTGGRLVGGERGGVVGAITTMGVIVGADMPMFMGAMMAGPLGGWAIKRFDRWVDGKIKSGFEMLVNNFSAGILGMLLAGLAFLAIGPLVSSLSKVLATGVNLLVQGNLLPLTSIFVEPAKVLFLNNAINHGIFSPLGIQQATETGKSVVFLIEANPGPGLGLLLAYMFFGKGSAKQSAPGAAIIHFFGGIHEIYFPYVLMNPRLMLAVILGGMTGVFTLTLFNAGLVSPASPGSIFAVLLMTPKSSLIGVVLSIMLSGLVSFMVSAVMLKRVPVGDEEDNGLADATRRMQSMKQKSKGGKAPGVARPQPAMRATLDASQDLSLVRRVIVACDAGMGSSAMGAGVLRKKIKDAGLTHISVTNMAINSLPEEVDLVITHQDLTERALQHAPHAIHLSLSNFLDSSLYNELTTRLLAAHHPVAANDNRLINQTIVAANDNWFDPAEYESNLFELGESNIFLNLQADDKEQAIRFAGEQLVAGGYVEPAYVEAMLEREAMTSTYLGESIAVPHGTVEAKDRVLRTGVVICQYPQGVRFGSEPDDVARLVIGIAARNNEHVQVIAHLTNALNDDGIIERLTETRSVQEMLELLSGERVA, encoded by the coding sequence ATGCTATCACCAACTGTTAAGGTCAAGATACAGAATTTTGGCCGCTTCCTCAGCAACATGGTGATGCCCAATATCGGCGCATTCATCGCCTGGGGCCTGATCACCGCGCTGTTTATTCCAACCGGCTGGCTGCCAAATGAGACTTTGGCCAAACTGGTCGAACCCATGATCACCTACCTGTTGCCGCTGCTGATTGGTTATACCGGCGGCCGGCTGGTAGGCGGCGAACGCGGGGGGGTCGTGGGGGCTATCACCACGATGGGTGTCATCGTCGGCGCAGACATGCCGATGTTCATGGGGGCGATGATGGCCGGACCGCTGGGCGGCTGGGCGATCAAACGCTTCGACCGCTGGGTTGACGGCAAAATCAAAAGCGGCTTCGAAATGCTGGTCAACAACTTCTCGGCTGGGATCCTCGGCATGCTGCTGGCGGGACTGGCTTTTCTGGCCATCGGACCGCTGGTCTCATCGCTGTCCAAGGTGCTGGCGACCGGCGTGAACCTGCTGGTGCAGGGCAACCTGCTGCCGTTGACCTCGATCTTCGTGGAGCCGGCGAAAGTCCTGTTCCTCAACAACGCCATCAACCACGGGATTTTCTCGCCGCTGGGGATCCAGCAGGCGACGGAAACCGGCAAGTCGGTGGTCTTCCTGATCGAAGCCAACCCCGGTCCGGGACTGGGCCTGCTGCTGGCCTACATGTTCTTCGGAAAGGGCAGCGCGAAACAATCAGCCCCAGGCGCCGCCATCATTCACTTCTTCGGCGGTATCCATGAAATCTATTTCCCGTATGTCCTGATGAATCCGCGCCTGATGCTGGCGGTGATCCTCGGCGGCATGACCGGTGTCTTCACGCTGACCCTGTTCAACGCGGGGCTGGTCTCTCCGGCGTCGCCCGGCTCGATCTTCGCCGTTCTGCTGATGACGCCCAAGTCGTCGCTGATCGGCGTGGTGCTCTCCATTATGCTGTCCGGGCTGGTGTCTTTCATGGTCTCTGCGGTCATGCTGAAACGCGTGCCGGTGGGAGATGAAGAAGATAACGGTCTGGCGGACGCAACCCGTCGTATGCAGAGCATGAAGCAGAAGTCGAAAGGCGGCAAAGCGCCGGGCGTAGCCCGGCCACAGCCCGCTATGCGCGCGACGCTGGATGCCTCACAGGATCTGAGTTTGGTGCGAAGGGTCATCGTGGCCTGCGATGCCGGAATGGGGTCGAGCGCGATGGGTGCGGGCGTGCTGCGCAAGAAGATAAAGGATGCTGGACTGACGCATATTTCGGTCACGAATATGGCGATCAACAGCCTGCCGGAAGAGGTCGATCTGGTCATAACCCACCAGGATCTTACCGAACGAGCGTTGCAGCACGCGCCGCACGCGATTCATCTTTCCCTCAGTAACTTCCTCGACAGCAGCCTGTACAACGAGCTGACGACCCGGCTGCTGGCGGCGCACCATCCCGTTGCGGCGAACGATAACCGGCTGATTAATCAAACGATTGTCGCTGCCAATGATAACTGGTTCGACCCGGCTGAGTATGAATCCAACCTGTTCGAGCTGGGCGAAAGCAACATTTTCCTCAATCTCCAGGCCGACGACAAAGAGCAGGCCATTCGCTTTGCGGGCGAACAGCTGGTAGCGGGGGGATACGTGGAGCCAGCCTACGTCGAGGCGATGCTGGAGCGCGAGGCCATGACCTCAACCTATCTGGGCGAGTCCATCGCCGTACCGCACGGTACCGTTGAAGCCAAAGACCGCGTCCTGCGCACCGGCGTCGTGATTTGCCAATATCCGCAAGGGGTGCGGTTCGGCTCCGAGCCGGACGACGTCGCGCGGTTGGTGATTGGGATTGCGGCCCGCAATAACGAACATGTTCAGGTGATTGCGCATCTGACCAACGCCCTGAATGACGACGGCATTA
- a CDS encoding efflux transporter outer membrane subunit → MTVSSPYSYSRAGTAIAILLALSACSVGPDYQAPKPATPGAFKDMASDGASKPLAADINPNWWKTFNDPQLDSLIDRAISGNLTLQQAVLRIAGSRQQLNQARGAWMPSLNGSASAQRRQMGLKGLMESHDVYGQVDQTAPNLTSSLDNLTQSVGLYQGSFDASWELDLWGKVRRQVEAADAQQQQSIESRNDALVSLEAEVARTYLQLRGAQAAYQTLKSQIAIAQQTLELTESQQRNGLSPQMNVENARAQLSSLRAQLPDYQAQMRQAMNGLAVLTGQVPGALDRELAAVKAMPALPAAVPVGVPSTLARRRPDVRQAEAQLHAATANIGVSVAQLFPDLSLTGQLGMHNTDFSYMDNWSSHFYSFGPSVSIPLFQGGRLVSGVKLARAGQASAALGYRQTVLTALQDVENALISFRTDQQQVEELDRTVESQQNAFELASDGYSKGLTSFIEALDAQRQLAQARQQAILARVQCNLDLVALYKALGGGWEPYQQVKLPAFSVFGPAES, encoded by the coding sequence ATGACGGTTTCTTCACCCTATTCCTATTCACGAGCCGGAACGGCGATCGCCATCTTGCTGGCGCTGTCGGCTTGTAGCGTCGGCCCCGATTATCAGGCACCGAAACCCGCCACGCCGGGCGCGTTCAAGGACATGGCGTCCGACGGCGCATCGAAACCGCTGGCGGCGGATATCAACCCCAACTGGTGGAAAACGTTTAACGACCCGCAGTTGGACAGCCTGATCGACCGGGCTATCTCCGGCAACCTCACCTTGCAGCAGGCGGTGCTCCGGATTGCTGGGTCGCGTCAACAGTTAAATCAGGCGCGCGGGGCCTGGATGCCGTCGCTCAACGGCAGCGCCTCGGCACAGCGACGTCAAATGGGTCTGAAAGGCCTGATGGAATCCCATGACGTGTACGGTCAGGTAGACCAGACCGCTCCTAATCTGACGTCATCGCTCGATAACCTGACCCAATCCGTCGGCCTGTATCAAGGCAGCTTCGACGCCTCCTGGGAGTTGGACCTGTGGGGCAAGGTGCGTCGTCAGGTCGAAGCGGCTGACGCGCAACAGCAGCAGTCGATAGAGAGCCGTAATGATGCGCTGGTGTCGCTGGAAGCCGAAGTCGCGAGAACCTATCTACAACTGCGCGGCGCACAGGCCGCCTATCAGACGCTGAAGAGCCAGATAGCGATAGCGCAGCAGACGCTGGAACTCACGGAAAGCCAGCAACGTAACGGCTTGTCTCCGCAGATGAACGTGGAAAATGCCCGCGCCCAGCTCAGTTCGCTACGCGCGCAGCTGCCCGACTATCAGGCGCAGATGCGGCAGGCGATGAACGGGCTGGCCGTACTGACCGGGCAAGTTCCGGGCGCGCTGGATCGTGAACTGGCGGCCGTGAAAGCCATGCCGGCGCTGCCTGCTGCCGTGCCGGTCGGCGTACCGTCGACGCTGGCGAGACGCCGACCGGATGTTCGTCAGGCGGAAGCGCAACTGCACGCCGCCACCGCCAATATCGGCGTCTCTGTCGCGCAGCTGTTCCCCGACCTATCGCTCACCGGGCAGCTAGGTATGCACAATACGGATTTCAGCTATATGGATAACTGGAGCAGCCACTTCTATAGCTTCGGCCCTTCGGTTTCCATTCCCCTATTTCAGGGCGGCCGTTTGGTCTCCGGCGTTAAGCTGGCGCGGGCGGGACAGGCCAGCGCGGCGCTGGGCTATCGTCAGACGGTGCTCACCGCCTTGCAGGACGTGGAAAACGCGTTGATCAGTTTCCGGACCGACCAGCAGCAGGTTGAGGAGCTCGATCGCACCGTTGAATCGCAGCAGAACGCGTTTGAGCTGGCGAGTGACGGTTACAGCAAAGGTCTGACGTCGTTCATCGAGGCACTGGACGCACAACGCCAGCTCGCGCAGGCTCGGCAGCAGGCGATACTGGCGCGCGTGCAGTGCAATC
- a CDS encoding HlyD family secretion protein, which produces MANQSISPSENNPRHQDDNPQNHNPDSALAERKTPGKKPLIILAIVVVVMLIVGLFFWLTSRNIETTDDAFTDSDAVTIAPKASGYVTQLQVKDNQFVKQGDLLVIIDPRDNTAQREQAQAQLGLAMAQLHQAQAALDLAKVQYPAQKDQALATLAKAQANYVNAQEDDKRQRGVDPRATSQRNIDAAGAQLRSARAEWESAKAQVEVASQVALQIRQQATNVEARQRQVEQAQAQLNTANLNLSYTEVRAPYDGFITRRNVQVGSLVQPGTALFSLVSPNTWITANFKESQLERMRPGNKVEITVDAWPKMKLEGHIDSIQMGSGSRFSAFPAENATGNYVKIVQRVPVKIIIDKGLDPERPLPVGLSVEPKVTVK; this is translated from the coding sequence ATGGCTAATCAATCTATTTCTCCGTCTGAGAATAACCCGCGTCATCAGGACGACAACCCGCAGAATCACAACCCAGACAGCGCTCTCGCGGAGCGCAAAACGCCCGGCAAGAAGCCGCTGATTATTCTGGCCATCGTTGTCGTGGTCATGCTGATCGTCGGCCTGTTTTTCTGGCTGACCAGTCGCAATATCGAAACCACCGATGATGCTTTTACCGACTCGGACGCGGTCACCATCGCACCGAAAGCCTCCGGCTACGTCACTCAGTTGCAGGTGAAAGATAACCAGTTCGTTAAACAAGGCGACCTACTGGTCATCATCGATCCCCGTGATAACACCGCGCAACGCGAGCAGGCGCAGGCGCAGCTGGGGCTGGCGATGGCGCAGTTGCATCAGGCGCAGGCCGCGTTGGATCTGGCGAAGGTTCAGTACCCCGCACAGAAAGATCAGGCGCTGGCGACGCTCGCTAAAGCACAGGCCAACTACGTCAATGCGCAGGAAGACGACAAACGGCAGCGGGGCGTCGACCCGCGCGCCACCTCGCAGCGCAATATCGACGCGGCCGGCGCGCAGTTAAGAAGCGCCCGCGCGGAATGGGAAAGCGCCAAGGCGCAGGTGGAAGTCGCCTCGCAGGTCGCGTTGCAAATCCGCCAGCAGGCAACCAACGTCGAAGCGCGTCAACGGCAGGTTGAGCAGGCGCAGGCTCAGCTGAATACCGCCAACCTTAACCTGTCATACACCGAAGTCCGAGCGCCTTACGACGGCTTTATCACCCGCCGCAACGTGCAGGTGGGCAGCCTGGTGCAGCCGGGGACGGCGCTGTTCTCGCTGGTGTCGCCGAATACCTGGATTACCGCGAACTTCAAAGAGTCGCAGTTGGAGCGGATGCGCCCGGGCAATAAGGTGGAAATCACCGTGGATGCCTGGCCGAAGATGAAATTGGAAGGTCACATCGACAGCATACAGATGGGGTCCGGCTCGCGTTTCTCCGCCTTTCCTGCGGAAAACGCCACCGGCAACTACGTGAAAATCGTGCAGCGCGTGCCGGTCAAAATCATTATCGACAAAGGGTTGGATCCGGAAAGACCGCTGCCGGTAGGCTTGTCGGTCGAACCCAAGGTGACGGTGAAATGA